The window GCCGACTTGAAcaaccgaccgagatatatttaacaggaaacattcttaacagtatatatgaCCGACTTGAATGACCGACCGAGATACATTCAGTAGGAAGTACTCTTAATAGTATATACGGCCGGCTTGAACGACCGGTCGAgctatattcaacagaaggtattcttaatagcATATACGGCCAgcttgaacgaccgaccgagatatatttaataggaagcattcttaacagtatatacgaccggcttgaatgaccgaccgagatatattcagtagGAAGCACTCTTAACAATATATACgaccggcttgaacgaccgaTCGAGGTATATTCAGCAGGAAGCTAAGTATTGTTAACAGTATATATGACCATCTTGAACGACCGGTTGAGACATATTTAATAGGGGGCATTCTTAATAGTATACACGATCGACTCAAATGATCGGTcaaaacatgcttaacagaataTTCGgcaggaaatatcttctagaagtttTTTTAATTATGACGACGTGTTATAAATGACAAAACGAATACATATGGGGTACAGAAAAAATTCTTTAAAGAATTATTgcacgaagtatagaagatgacttcatctcctaacaaactttaatgaaccggggaccacctcacgactacggaggtcacgtgaggtggtataaaaaggggaatcttcTCCGTTGACAAGGTATGTAAGTTCTAGCATCTGAACTCTGTTTTCACTTCaattactcttcttcttcttcttcttcttcttcttccatcggtgagaggaactgacttgagcatcggagggcccaGCCAaggatccccaccccggtcttaagtcgctaacgctttgttggcttgTCTCATTGTGCGTAAGAacgtgcactacaagaaaaaccctcatggacatcggttttccaccgctgtctattacaaaatcgaccgatgtctatgaaggtgatgtaaaaggtctgccattttagacatcgatttataaccggtgtagtatcacttaacgacatcgattTTTGAATCGGTTataaaccggtgtagtatcacttaacgacactgtttcagcaacggtgtaaaaccgatgtaatattagttaatgacaccggttttagcagcggtggaaaaccgatgtaatttcaatattgtttaacgacacagattcgatttccgaaacagtgaaaaatcgatattatacaaacaagtcaatatccatataatcaacacataaatattattcttacaacataaaaagataatagatattgtacacatcaagtctgtatccacaaattacatagatatttttattacaacagtatccataaaatacacaaatattctttttacaacatcaaaaggtataatagatattgtacacatcaaggtagtaTCCACAATTTACATTTCATGCAAATGCATggatcatccaaagttttcaaaaatcaaatacctttcctactcaaatgtaatctagcatgcattcagcccactcgagccgcacttcatcaatttcaactctggaatacttgagatttgtaaactgtaaaaacacataaataatatattagtaaatcaaGACAAAAATTCATAGTTGAAAGAGAGAAGAGAAGTTCGTTTTAGACCAAACAAATGGTATGCTGCAACTTAACTTAAGAAGACCGTTTCCACAACCTCCAGATTCCTTGGATGGGCAAGGAATGTTGCTTCCATGATTCTTAGCCTTGCTATCAGACTCAACGGTGGATAAAGATGAGTTATCTGGTCGCTCGCCTGTGGAACGTCTCCGTCTTTTCCCAACAATTTCTCTGATGACATACTTCTTTGCCCTCTCTCTCCTACCAGCCTTGGAGGAATCAATTGCAGGTGTCTGAGAAGCAATTCCCTTTACTATCTTTCCGCAACAATCTAAGAAAAGTTTGTAAGAGCAATTTGAGCAGCTTATGTGAAAATCCACTAGTGAAGTCTTGCAATAATTACTTGTTCCAAGagagaaacaagaaaagaaaacaatatcAATCAAGTGAACATTTTAATGCATGATGAGACGATAACAAAGAACAGAATATGACCTAAAAATTAGAACTTGCTAAAGTAAAATAGAGGCACAAGTTTACAAATGACCATCTAAGAAACAGGGTGATCAGGACACATTATTCAGTTATTATGTCCATGATTTCAAAAACATAGCAAATTACGAAATTCTCAGAGGTGTTACAGATGTGAAGACATACCAGTTAACAAGCTCATTGTGAGGCTCATATACTCGAAGAAGTACACCAGAAAATCCACCTTCTGGATGATAGATCGATCAAGAGGATATCTAACTGGAGGAAGAAACTAGGAAATTGTTTTGAAGCTTACCTTGATCCCCTTGCTTTACTTCCATCTCATTTAATTGGTTCTGATAGATATGTTTCAGCAAGGGAAGCAATTCAGATATCAAGCTATATGTGTGCTCCTTATTATTAAACTTGTTTTGACCATTTGCCAGTTCCTGAAGATGATACAAATTGCATATGCATATAAAAGTTCTAGACAAGTATGAAAGTTGACAGAACCGTCTCTAACTTAACAATAATTGGCTAGGAAGTTAACCTTATGCCAGTCTTCTTTTGCTCCAAGAGGAGAACAAGTCGGACAATCCAATTGTCTATGACTAACAGGGTAGACAGTTGTCACATCGACAAGACAAATCTCATCACTATCGGCATGCTCAGTCTTCCTATGCTCCTGAACAATTTCAAGATCCTGAAGATCACATAAATGGAAACTTTCATGACAAAACATTCTCAGAGTAAATAATGTTCATAAAACTTTGCATGTTAAAAGTAAGTAAACCTTATAATCATCTTTAGCTGGACTTCTAGAACATGCTTTGCAATCACAACAGTCGCGACAAACAAGACAAGCAATCTTTACCTCCTTTTCAAACATACTAGAGTACCTTGACAATACAAACTAAATCAGATAAACagaagtagtttttttttttatgtataagaTCCTATATCACTGATATCAAGATGTTCAAGTCTAAAAGAgctaaaagagaaaaataaatcaaaagcatTTTGCCAATATGGTTCAATTCTCTTCCTGTAGACAATGCATGTCATTTGAAATTTAATCACAAACAGGGTGGATATACAAACAAGATCACAATTCAAGCCATTGGATGTGAATATAGTAACAGCAATATAGCTCAACCACAATGAAACTTCACCAAAATAACAAAAGCAATCTAGCTCAACTCACATTGAAACTTATACTCATAAGACAAAAAGGTAAtttaataatatcaaaatcaaacCAAATCATGAGAAAAGACTCAAATAAGATTAAAGCACAATTAAGAttaacccaaacctaaaattaacttggattcatcctacaataaatcaaaattgatctAAAAATCTCTACTGAAAGTCCTAATCCAAGTGTGCCTTGAGTGACCCTCCATAATGATAATCCATTCAAATCGAAGCTTCTCATACTAAGGAATATAACAGAACCTGTAAATTGAATCCAAAATAAATAAACTATTTGGTATTCAATTTAGGGAGTAAGAGTTCACAATTCAGCCTAATGACATAACTAGCCCATCAAGGGATACTGAGTGTGATTATATCCACTATAGAATTTATATGCTTTTAGGACCAAGAGATACCAATTGCAAAACTAATCAAGTAGGCTGGAAACCTAAAGCCATGCTTCCCAGATGGCCGAAAGTTTAACAATAAAAATTTGTTTATATGTACAATATATTGAAGTTTCATCGACTTTAATCTAAGTAACACACACAATAGGTAACAACTTGTAGGACACATTTGGGTATAGATTAATGGGTGTCAATGAAAGAAATCTTTTTGTCTTTGTGAAATGTTAATATCATGATTGGTTAGCTTATGAAGATTCACAGGATTTCATTAACTTATGAAGTTGTTACGAAATCTCCCAGTTGCAGAAGCTTAGCTAGGCCAAGTATTCACACAGAACTTGTTATATTAGCAACACACTAACTAAGATGATAGTATGAGGGTGCCAATAGGAAATGCATTTATGTTAGGGAACTTACTTTCAGTTACTAAAGACAGTGAGTAACATGTAAATCTCGATAATAAGTTGTGAGATGCACAAATTCTGTTATTCACTAATATGGTATCAAAGGAAGGTTTTGACATGGATTCATGATTGATTATCATTTGAAAATTCTGAGTATTACCTTTCAAATTCCTGCATAATAAGATAATAATCACAGGATAATAGCATCAGTACAGCAAAAGGAAATAAATTTAGTTTAGACAATTTAAGTTTTTGGTGTTGAAACACGGAATAGGTAATAGCTTATAGGACACATATATTCTGCTATTGACTGAAGCAGTAAGCTTTTGCCTTGGAAGCTGTTATGATTGGttaatgatccggcggtaagaatggggggcccatcttctgaagggtcccagcctaaggacggatggagggctggccaagcgggtaatggtccgagcggagctagagataacccatccatgggcttgggtttccgactgttggagtgtatactgaaagcctaagctttgtaaacattcattatgaataaagaatcacatttggtctaattatctacatttgtttgtagttgttcatttaatttatattgtagataacatagtatgtggtgtcacatacagaagatgatgttatcagtaccttataaattataaacagtagctcacgaccagaatggaaaggaacaaaccattagaaggtcgtagtgtaattaggtattagtttatcttgactatataattacactagtacactcagagtgtattgagtaggaccatttgaggtcgtttctttatactgactttataaaggaacaaagacctcggttattatggaagtgtgtgctcttaatcctaatataataacaagcacatatatttgatatttatttctttaatttatcaatgggtgagatttagttcgatgaatcaataagcgataaattggaaaatgatatcacttatagtgtgttgttgattatagaaggaagcgtgtcctagagatactaggttgataatgtcccaagaggagctcataaggattgtcatgttaaacctgcaggtggacttagtccatgcgataaggttgagtggtactactcttggacttagacattaattaaatgagttgtcgataactcacttaattagtggacattcgatatcttaaacacagactaacacactcataataagaaggagcccaaaaatgtaatttaggattggtgcggtagttcaatgatagttctctagtggaatgaattatcattgataaaattaagttgtgtgttcggggcgaacatgggatgcttaattttatcgggagaccaaaaccaattcctcctctcggtccctatcgtagcctcttatttatagagtactatacccacatatacccaccttctatacccacctaaaggggtcggccaagctagcttgggactAAGCtaggcctagcttgaacccaagctagtagggccggacataattaattaaaagaacatttaattttaatgtttattattatgtggaagatttaatttaaaagagaattaaaattaaaatatctctcttgtaaaagatttacaaaagattaaagaaagagattagatctctttccttatttgtagattggagagatattttattttctctttaaaattattcacatgttaataaaattaaaattatagatatttccttttattaaccatgaagagatttttaagagaaattttattttttaaaattttcggaaacaaataaggaaagttttaattgttgattgaaacttgtccaatttgcttcctattgttttggccggccatcattgtttaatttgggaaatattattttatttttctcaattaaatcatgtcaaggaaattaaggaaaatttattgtaattaaatttcctaatttacctaggccaaggaatataaaagaaggggtgagggtgccttcacaagacacaacatctattattcctctctctcttttgttccttggtgtggccggccatcatctccttctcttgtggtggccgaacctctccctctccttggagttcttgtggtggcggatactactcggagaagaagaagaagaaggagaaagctagcatctcttggagcttggttagtattttggtttttctccttggtgaagcttttcttttgtggccgaaccttgcttggaggagaagaaggtggttggtggtttctcatcttggaagatcgttgcccacacaacgtccgaggttagaagaggaatacggtagaagatcaagaggtttttttctacaaggtataactagtaatttctatttccgcatcatgctagttatttatggaaataatgccaaatacaagaggcttacgttctagtatttcgaatatgtttttcaaagttgtgttcttttgtttctttcttttccttgtgatttgattgttccttttggttaacctaaagttattttaggaaattaaatattggctttctattaaaggttttgtctagtcggtggtggttgctcccatatccaagaaggccatgtgcctcgccacgtcagtactgggaaccttttatggaaattaatatttaatggaattaataacttaaggtgacttgggtcgaacgtgttaagttccgcaggagatccaagtcaaaacctaaaagaacaaatagattaagttttggatcaaacgtgttaagtaggcgatccaaaatttaatttaaaagaacacatggtagctaggaaaaggttcggacctttgtacaaaatttttatacagtggaacctataggttttcagtagcaaccaacaattggtatcgagctagggttttgcctctgtatttggtatttagtttaattatgcacatgtcatacataatttaggcaagttaatagtaggatgtgctaactctatggatgcaggatccaactattatggcttttagttaattatgtgtgtgattggaccttggacatgtcaagggcaatttatatgtgtgtgcatgattgtattaaaatacagcaggagctgtatttagttttattaggattttatttttgatctagatacatgtacattccttttatggaatataggatcaaaatgtaaaattctatttatgtcgcggatcgaatcttgcaaagcgtggaaccttctaaggaccagaggcgcagcggaactcggagcaagatggatgcgacagttagacccggtggcggtggccaaatatggcagcagcttcggatgacaacacacggaggacaattaaagataaaagccataatagttaaaaattagattttctatttattgcttttatattgtgctgtgtgtgcatgttagtttacaagtttagtaggctagcatagttaaaattcctcatttgtaaataactaagtgggagagggatttttaagtaaatcccatggtctccattcttggtttgtaagtgatgcaaacaagcttgcgcgttggctcagagtgccttcctccatagcggatgagcttgtttgcggatcactagaacagacttccatttcggatgactataggaagttaatcaagcgtgtgatcttccccagcggaagggcataatcttattaatggacttagtgtcaagtaatggtaaacatagacacatctaatagtatcctccacaTCAGCTATTATTTGTGAgaacaaataataccaactattaattttatttgtcaaaagttaggttgacaagataataaaattaatgggttaaaaccctccttttacaaatgttgaaattgtatacgtccacactaacgtggcatacaaaattcacggtgttatgaggtgttggttaatttaaaatagtattgtttgaggaatcaatattattctaaatttagagttcgaccaaaagttatttgtgattcttaggatgactttcaacccactgtccatcatacttcaacaaaatagacttactggaccaaattacatagattggaaaagaaacctggatattgttctattgctgaaagctataaatttatcttgACTGAAccatgcacctactggtgaatctacccaagaggagattgaatatcataagagatgggtaaaggcggatgagatggcgcggtgttacattttggcttcaatgtcaaatgtattgcaacatcggcataaagatttaccaacagactatattatgaacaatctcaatgaactctttggtcatcgggatagggcttctagacaagaagctatgagaaagataatgaccaccatgc is drawn from Zingiber officinale cultivar Zhangliang chromosome 1B, Zo_v1.1, whole genome shotgun sequence and contains these coding sequences:
- the LOC122034510 gene encoding uncharacterized protein LOC122034510: MASLVIFIFQLMHVCWMLDKIETGDEDDEEESKASYSEINGDLVLSKITEMRLVPSDAGKYFDCLLIKSSQRDHSFHLCDLQDLEIVQEHRKTEHADSDEICLVDVTTVYPVSHRQLDCPTCSPLGAKEDWHKELANGQNKFNNKEHTYSLISELLPLLKHIYQNQLNEMEVKQGDQEGGFSGVLLRVYEPHNELVNWYVFTSVTPLRIS